The sequence GCACCGACCACGGATTGTCGAACTCGTGGTTGCCCACCGCCATGGCGTCATAGCCCAGCTTGGCCATGCCCTTGAAATCTGGCTCGGCGTCCTGCATGTCGGATTCCGGTACTCCGGTGTTGACATCGCCACCGTCCAGCAGCAGCGAGTAACCGCCTTGCGCCTTCACATCGGCGCGGATCTGGTCGATCACGGTCTTGCGGGCCGCCATGCCGTACTCGCCATCACCGTTTTTCCAGAAACGGCCATGGTGGTCATTGGTATGCAGGATGGTCAGATGATAGGTTTTCTCCGGCTGGTAGTTGGCAGCACAACCGGACAGCAGTGCGCCAATCAGCATCGGCAGCAGCAAAGGCTTCAAAGACATGGTGATTCCTCTCTCTTACGCGGCATATGGGGTGCTTCAGGCCTCGATGGCCTCGCTCGCGGTGTCATGGCACCGCATTGTTATGGTGGCCCCGACAGGGGTAGCACTGCGCAATGTCAACAAAGAAACTTTACTTTGTCAACAAAGGCAATCAAACATCACACCACACCCAGATCACGTCCGGAGAAGCCAAACGGCAACAGCTCACCCACGGTGGTGACCAGACGGGCATCCCCCAGATTGGCCAGGATCACCGGCGTATCCGGTGCACACAGCTCCAGCATCACCTGACGGCAGGCGCCGCACGGTGAAATCGGCCCTTCGGTATCACCGATCACGGCCAGCTCGGCCACTTCACCCGGGCGCATGCCCGCTGCGATGGCGCTGAACAAGGCGGTACGCTCTGCACAATTACACAAGGGGTAGGATGCATTCTCGATATTACAACCGGTAAACACCCGCCCATCACGGGTGCGCAACGCGGCCCCCACCTGGAAACGGGAATACGGTACATAGGCCCCTTCACGGGCCAGACGGGCAGCTTCTACCAGTGCCTGGCGGTCCATAGTGCTCTCCTCGCAGCGTCATGCTGCATCCAACAGATTACGGGGGGTAATGCTTTTCAGCTTATGCGGGGCGACTCAGCCCTGGGCAGGTGGCAATTCCAGCACCGGTTCACGCGCCAGCAGGCGAAGCAAGGCGTCTTGCGCGGTGACTTCACCCCGCAGCAGTTGTCCCACAGCCGCCGTAATCGGCATCGACACCTGCAGGGCAGCGGCCAGCCGCTCTGTCTCGTAGGTGGTCGGCACCCCTTCGGCAACATGCCCCAGTGCCTGCAACACATCAGGCAAGGACTGGCCCTGTGCCAGCAACAAGCCCA is a genomic window of Leeia aquatica containing:
- the cdd gene encoding cytidine deaminase; amino-acid sequence: MDRQALVEAARLAREGAYVPYSRFQVGAALRTRDGRVFTGCNIENASYPLCNCAERTALFSAIAAGMRPGEVAELAVIGDTEGPISPCGACRQVMLELCAPDTPVILANLGDARLVTTVGELLPFGFSGRDLGVV